The Cryptosporangium minutisporangium genome has a window encoding:
- a CDS encoding AMP-binding protein, which yields MSLLWPTDTDPAGIEAVPLSDRALPASTYALLDRAATCWPDDEATVFLPDVTAWQKPVTSTHAELRDRVHRVANVFTELGVGRRDAVAFLAPNSGEMLAALLAAQAVGIAQPINPALSPAAIAGLLRLGGARLIVAAEPSIELAAELGKELGVPVLALQPDDPDRLDALDAQSRADVPSLDELAAAQPDDRLLTADRAAPGDLASYRPASRPWSSITSRRATRTWFRTPSGSGRPGPATPAR from the coding sequence ATGAGCCTGCTCTGGCCCACCGACACCGACCCCGCCGGCATCGAGGCCGTGCCGCTGTCCGACCGTGCGCTCCCCGCCAGCACGTACGCGCTGCTGGACCGCGCGGCGACCTGCTGGCCCGACGACGAGGCGACCGTGTTCCTGCCCGACGTCACCGCCTGGCAGAAGCCGGTCACGTCGACCCACGCGGAGCTGCGCGACCGCGTGCACCGGGTCGCCAACGTCTTCACCGAGCTGGGTGTCGGCCGCCGGGACGCGGTCGCGTTCCTCGCCCCGAACAGCGGCGAGATGCTCGCCGCGCTGCTCGCCGCCCAGGCGGTCGGGATCGCGCAGCCGATCAACCCGGCGCTCTCCCCGGCGGCGATCGCCGGCCTGCTGCGCCTCGGCGGCGCCCGCCTGATCGTGGCGGCGGAACCGTCGATCGAGCTCGCGGCCGAGCTGGGGAAGGAGCTCGGCGTTCCGGTCCTGGCGCTGCAGCCCGACGATCCGGATCGCCTGGACGCGCTGGATGCTCAGTCGCGCGCCGATGTTCCGTCCCTGGACGAGCTGGCCGCCGCCCAGCCGGACGACCGGCTGCTCACCGCGGACCGGGCCGCACCCGGTGACCTCGCGAGCTACAGGCCGGCGTCCCGACCCTGGTCCTCAATCACCTCTCGCCGGGCGACCCGAACCTGGTTCCGGACGCCGTCTGGGAGCGGAAGGCCCGGACCGGCTACTCCGGCACGGTGA
- a CDS encoding fumarylacetoacetate hydrolase family protein gives MTIDVVRTADGWWIERDGHAIGIETAATTTAELLADRAAVEKAAENAGASAGTRPIAELAHESPVTAPCRVVAQMVNYRSHAKDSGFDPDRVSPTFFRKSSASISGPTDPIVKPAHVRLLDYEVELGLVLGAAVPIGTVVTEATLAEYVAGLVVANDVSARDVQLTKGQFYESKSYPTFTPVGPRLTLLEPEDFPHLINLRLRLAVNGVPRQDRTLADMIVGPARALTLLARFQTLAPGDLLLTGTPGGTALKAPPKIVEKIGALLPPERKWRTFFARQEANPRYLKPGDVVTASIATPDGRIDLGCQHTTVTAP, from the coding sequence ATGACGATCGACGTAGTCCGCACGGCCGACGGCTGGTGGATCGAGCGCGACGGCCACGCCATCGGCATCGAGACCGCTGCCACCACCACCGCCGAGCTGCTCGCCGACCGCGCCGCGGTCGAGAAGGCGGCGGAGAATGCCGGCGCCTCCGCGGGGACGAGGCCGATCGCGGAGCTCGCACACGAATCGCCGGTCACCGCCCCGTGCCGGGTGGTCGCGCAGATGGTGAACTACCGCTCGCACGCCAAGGACTCCGGCTTCGACCCCGACCGGGTGTCGCCGACGTTCTTCCGCAAGTCGTCGGCGTCGATCAGCGGACCGACCGACCCGATCGTCAAGCCCGCCCACGTCCGGCTGCTCGACTACGAGGTCGAGCTCGGCCTGGTTCTCGGCGCCGCAGTGCCGATCGGGACGGTGGTCACCGAGGCGACGCTGGCCGAGTACGTCGCCGGGCTCGTCGTCGCCAACGACGTCAGCGCCCGCGACGTGCAGCTGACCAAGGGCCAGTTCTACGAGAGCAAGTCCTACCCCACGTTCACCCCGGTCGGGCCGCGGCTCACCCTGCTCGAACCGGAGGACTTCCCGCACCTGATCAACCTGCGCCTGCGTCTGGCGGTCAACGGTGTCCCCCGGCAGGATCGGACGCTCGCCGACATGATCGTCGGCCCGGCCCGCGCGCTGACCCTGCTGGCCCGATTCCAGACGCTCGCGCCCGGCGACCTGCTGCTCACCGGCACACCGGGCGGTACCGCGCTGAAGGCGCCTCCGAAGATCGTCGAGAAGATCGGCGCCCTGCTGCCGCCCGAGCGCAAGTGGCGGACGTTCTTCGCCCGCCAGGAGGCCAATCCGCGCTACCTGAAGCCGGGCGACGTGGTCACGGCGAGCATCGCGACGCCGGACGGGCGGATCGATCTCGGCTGCCAGCACACGACGGTGACCGCGCCGTGA
- a CDS encoding AMP-binding protein, whose protein sequence is MALSHLFRSDLPDVEVGGSTVHATVLRHAARLGDKPALVDAATGRTITYRGLATGTERVAAALAARGFGTGDVLALYSPNLPEYAVAAYGAMAAGGIVTGANPMLTADELAEQLADAGARVLVTAPPFLDRALAAAEKAGVAEVVVFGDAAGATSFDTLIDQSAPPPTVVGGELAALPYSSGTTGLPKGVELTHAGMVTNIRQSQAVLEFREDDVVLAVAPFFHAMGFGLVLPCGLAAGATVVTLGRFSLDGFLAAIQEQRVTVTVVVPPIALALAAHPMVADYDLSSLRAIGVGAAPLSAAIELRCAERLGCVTGQGLGITEASALLTVGPLDAPRRGSVGRLVPNTEARIVDPDSGVDLPAGRTGELWVRGPQLMRGYRGRSGATAATIDGDGWLHTGDLCYFDEDGYLYVVDRLKELIKYKGYQVAPAELEHLLLTHPAVADAAVVPRPDPDAGEVPVAHVALRAPATAEELLRYVAARVAPYKRLRAVRLTESVPRSAAGKLLRRVLADGERRDAERSDAERPDAGAGR, encoded by the coding sequence ATGGCCCTGTCCCACCTGTTCCGCAGCGACCTTCCCGACGTAGAGGTCGGCGGCTCCACCGTGCACGCGACCGTGCTCCGCCACGCAGCCCGGCTCGGCGACAAGCCCGCCCTGGTCGACGCCGCGACCGGCCGGACGATCACTTATCGAGGCCTCGCCACCGGTACCGAGCGGGTCGCGGCCGCGCTCGCGGCGCGAGGCTTCGGGACCGGCGACGTGCTGGCCCTCTACAGCCCCAACCTCCCCGAGTACGCCGTCGCGGCCTACGGAGCGATGGCCGCCGGTGGGATCGTCACCGGCGCCAACCCGATGCTCACCGCGGACGAGCTGGCCGAGCAGCTGGCCGACGCCGGGGCGCGCGTGCTGGTCACCGCGCCGCCGTTCCTGGACCGGGCGCTCGCCGCCGCGGAGAAGGCCGGCGTCGCGGAGGTGGTGGTCTTCGGTGACGCCGCCGGTGCGACGTCGTTCGACACGCTGATCGACCAGAGCGCGCCACCGCCCACCGTCGTCGGCGGCGAGCTGGCCGCGCTGCCCTACTCCAGCGGCACCACCGGTCTGCCGAAAGGGGTGGAGCTGACGCACGCGGGGATGGTCACGAACATCCGGCAGAGCCAGGCCGTGCTGGAGTTCCGCGAGGACGACGTCGTGCTCGCGGTCGCACCCTTCTTCCACGCGATGGGGTTCGGCCTGGTCCTCCCGTGTGGTCTGGCGGCCGGCGCCACGGTCGTGACGCTCGGGCGGTTCAGCCTCGACGGTTTCCTCGCGGCGATCCAGGAGCAGCGGGTGACGGTGACGGTCGTGGTGCCGCCGATCGCACTCGCGCTGGCCGCCCATCCGATGGTCGCCGACTACGACCTGTCCTCGCTGCGGGCGATCGGAGTGGGTGCGGCACCGCTCAGCGCGGCCATCGAGCTGCGGTGCGCCGAGCGGCTCGGCTGCGTGACCGGCCAGGGACTCGGCATCACCGAAGCGAGCGCGCTCCTCACCGTCGGTCCGCTCGACGCACCGCGGCGGGGGTCCGTCGGACGCCTGGTGCCCAACACCGAGGCGCGCATCGTCGACCCGGACAGCGGTGTCGACCTCCCGGCCGGCCGCACCGGGGAGCTCTGGGTACGCGGTCCGCAGCTCATGCGGGGCTACCGCGGTCGGTCCGGCGCCACGGCGGCCACGATCGACGGTGACGGGTGGCTGCACACCGGAGACCTCTGCTACTTCGACGAGGACGGCTACCTCTACGTCGTCGACCGGCTGAAGGAGCTGATCAAGTACAAGGGCTACCAGGTCGCCCCGGCGGAGCTGGAGCACCTGCTGCTCACCCATCCGGCGGTCGCCGACGCGGCCGTGGTGCCCCGCCCCGACCCCGACGCCGGCGAGGTCCCGGTCGCCCACGTGGCGCTGCGGGCACCGGCGACCGCCGAGGAACTCCTCCGGTACGTCGCCGCGCGGGTGGCACCGTACAAGCGGCTCCGGGCGGTTCGGCTGACCGAGTCGGTCCCGAGGTCAGCCGCGGGCAAGCTGCTCCGCCGCGTCCTGGCCGACGGCGAGCGGCGCGACGCCGAGCGATCCGACGCCGAGCGGCCCGACGCGGGAGCCGGGCGGTGA
- a CDS encoding alpha/beta fold hydrolase: protein MSGDPAPLLLLHGFWHGSWCWSEVLPRLAAAGRRAAAVDMAGHGLRARRPAFARRSPADAQAQATEVSPVADVDLDHAGDLLIAQIQQLGGGRPVVVVAHSAGGFVLTRAAQQAPELIAHAVYLAAFMPASGVPGIAYIQSPENAGELIGPSLRADPAAVGALRLDTSSSDADYQAQLRQAFYGDVDPDAADAAIGLLSPDAPAAIVTATTTLTSDGWGSVPRTYVTCEQDMAIRPTLQRRFIAEADAAYPGNPTTVVALDASHSPFLSMPERVADLVRTVT, encoded by the coding sequence ATGTCCGGCGACCCGGCCCCCCTGTTACTTCTCCACGGCTTCTGGCACGGGTCCTGGTGCTGGTCGGAGGTGCTCCCTCGGCTCGCAGCGGCCGGGCGCCGGGCGGCCGCCGTCGACATGGCCGGACACGGCTTGCGGGCACGCCGCCCCGCGTTCGCGCGTCGGTCACCGGCGGACGCGCAGGCGCAGGCCACCGAGGTCTCCCCGGTGGCCGACGTGGATCTCGACCACGCCGGTGACCTGCTGATCGCGCAGATCCAACAGCTCGGCGGCGGCCGCCCGGTCGTGGTGGTCGCTCACAGCGCCGGCGGCTTCGTCCTGACCCGCGCCGCCCAGCAAGCGCCCGAGTTGATCGCGCACGCGGTGTATCTGGCGGCGTTCATGCCCGCGTCCGGCGTCCCCGGCATCGCCTACATCCAGTCGCCGGAGAACGCGGGCGAGCTCATCGGGCCGTCCCTGCGCGCCGATCCCGCGGCGGTGGGGGCGCTCCGGCTGGACACGTCGTCGAGCGACGCCGACTACCAGGCGCAGCTGCGTCAGGCGTTCTACGGCGACGTCGACCCGGACGCCGCCGACGCCGCGATCGGATTGCTCAGCCCGGACGCGCCGGCCGCGATCGTCACCGCAACCACCACGCTGACCAGCGACGGCTGGGGCTCAGTGCCGCGCACCTACGTCACCTGCGAGCAGGACATGGCGATTCGGCCGACGTTGCAGCGCAGGTTCATCGCGGAGGCCGACGCGGCCTATCCGGGGAATCCGACGACCGTGGTGGCGCTCGACGCGTCGCACTCGCCGTTCCTGTCGATGCCGGAGCGCGTCGCCGACCTCGTCCGCACGGTGACCTGA
- a CDS encoding ATP-binding protein has translation MATVDEELRIRVLGGVELSLSGRPLVGLASAKGTALLVYLAVTGRAHSRSALAGLLWSDLPEQTARANLRLVLTKLRRILPHHVTATRTTVTLAEDRPVWVDAVEVGRAARAGSNGAGGTDLLPTVRLCRGELLDGFAVPGAELFDEWLAGRRAAARADMLALLERAAQRAREQGATEAGIEAARRMVGLEPLREEAHRALMWFLATAGQRSAALAQYDTCCYLLREELGVEPSALTASLAADIAGAGGFTDLAAPATSTAGDDLPRPLTALVGRERELARLHSMLDDAACRLVTLVGPGGIGKTRLAVEVAASRRSRASDDVVFASFVGTAPARPGDAADLVVAHLARTLGLAPSAPGDLLELIAEQLTGRRRLLVLDNLEHLRGAAAVFSELLRRVPDLQLLVTSRRQLGLGAEWVFEVRGLAFPRPGDERAASGYPAVELFEERARLVRPGSLGVGGSDGVARVCRLVDGVPLAIELAARWVRGADPDAIADRLGRGLELLSTEAPDVEQRHRSLRAVIDWSHQLLTDAESRALHRLSVFRGGFDLDAAEAVAGADLPILGGLVEQSLVVVAEDGRYDMHELLRQYAGERLAAEPEQERAVRRRHAAHFAARLPEVGADDENLHVATDWFVRCGDPAALDSHLMRVWALYRNQGRFREVQAFVRAALRRDDVPSALVARWQRVLGECAQQLGQAAAARHHLERALAASGTRLPSSHAGWANALARAVSDRAVHRLRPDRVARDAHTRELATERAAALFAICEAYWTLEGPLPVLVSSLRALDDAERAGDADLVARAEAGVGMTVGTARFRRSGGRSLRAARAAAERSDDPLTACWVGILGGLYGLGVGDWSAVESGGARALELQRGAPLHRLADQNGLIVAIAQYLRGRYPEAVTGATRGLTAGRQRHDPGVQLWALLILLETNLRTDPDAAALAAWGAEASRLLPKATAVDAARLHVATARRQLHCGETSAAIRELRIADGLADAPSPSVPYALEAHAGMLDVCLTLIDHGAPAELRAMAAAAHRRLRRHARTFPVARPRALLGVGRLAESGGRSRTARRAWVRAAAEAERLGMPYEVAGAHDALGRHLGGEARSALGLTRTQHLNRALADYEAIGCAADARRLRAILAEDAGAR, from the coding sequence GTGGCGACAGTGGACGAAGAGCTCCGCATCCGCGTACTCGGCGGCGTCGAACTGTCGCTGAGCGGACGGCCGCTGGTCGGGCTGGCGTCGGCCAAGGGCACCGCGCTCCTCGTGTATCTCGCGGTGACCGGCCGAGCCCACTCCCGGTCGGCTCTCGCCGGACTGCTCTGGAGCGACCTGCCCGAACAGACCGCCCGGGCCAATCTGCGGCTGGTGCTGACGAAGCTGCGCCGGATCCTGCCGCACCACGTCACCGCCACCCGGACGACCGTGACGCTGGCCGAGGACCGGCCGGTCTGGGTCGACGCGGTGGAGGTCGGCCGGGCGGCTCGCGCCGGGTCGAACGGCGCGGGCGGCACCGACCTGCTGCCGACCGTGCGGCTGTGCCGCGGGGAGCTGCTCGACGGGTTCGCGGTACCCGGCGCCGAGCTGTTCGACGAGTGGCTGGCCGGCCGTCGTGCGGCGGCGAGGGCCGACATGCTGGCGCTGTTGGAGCGGGCAGCGCAACGCGCCCGGGAGCAGGGCGCGACGGAGGCCGGCATCGAGGCCGCCCGCCGGATGGTGGGGCTGGAACCCCTGCGCGAAGAGGCCCACCGGGCGCTGATGTGGTTCCTCGCCACGGCCGGGCAGCGCAGCGCGGCGCTCGCCCAGTACGACACCTGCTGCTACCTGCTCCGGGAGGAGCTCGGCGTCGAACCGTCGGCGCTCACGGCCTCGCTCGCCGCCGACATCGCCGGAGCAGGCGGCTTCACCGACCTGGCGGCCCCAGCCACGTCGACCGCGGGTGACGACCTTCCACGCCCGCTGACTGCTCTGGTGGGTCGGGAGCGGGAGTTGGCGCGCCTGCACTCCATGCTCGACGACGCCGCCTGCCGGCTCGTGACGCTGGTCGGCCCCGGCGGGATCGGGAAGACCCGCCTCGCGGTGGAGGTCGCCGCGTCCCGGCGGAGCCGCGCGAGCGACGACGTGGTGTTCGCGTCGTTCGTCGGGACCGCACCGGCCCGTCCGGGCGACGCCGCCGACCTGGTCGTCGCGCATCTCGCTCGCACGCTCGGGCTGGCGCCGTCCGCGCCGGGAGACCTGCTGGAGCTGATCGCCGAGCAGCTGACCGGTCGGCGACGGCTGCTCGTCCTCGACAACCTGGAGCATCTCCGCGGCGCCGCGGCCGTGTTCTCGGAGTTGCTGCGTCGCGTGCCGGACCTGCAGCTCCTGGTGACGTCCCGGCGGCAGCTGGGCCTCGGAGCGGAGTGGGTGTTCGAGGTGCGCGGGCTGGCCTTCCCGCGGCCGGGGGACGAGCGTGCCGCGTCCGGATACCCGGCCGTGGAGCTGTTCGAAGAACGTGCCCGGCTGGTGCGGCCCGGCAGCCTCGGTGTCGGCGGCTCGGACGGGGTCGCCAGGGTGTGCCGCCTCGTCGACGGGGTGCCGCTCGCCATCGAACTGGCGGCGCGCTGGGTTCGCGGCGCCGACCCGGACGCGATCGCCGACCGGCTCGGCCGGGGACTGGAGCTGCTCTCCACCGAAGCGCCCGACGTCGAGCAGCGGCACCGTAGCCTGCGTGCGGTCATCGACTGGTCCCACCAGCTCCTCACCGACGCCGAGAGCCGGGCGCTGCATCGCCTGTCGGTGTTCCGGGGCGGCTTCGACCTGGACGCCGCCGAGGCCGTCGCCGGAGCCGATCTCCCGATCCTCGGCGGGCTCGTCGAGCAGTCGCTGGTCGTCGTGGCCGAGGACGGCCGGTACGACATGCACGAGCTGCTCCGCCAGTACGCGGGCGAGCGTCTGGCGGCCGAGCCCGAGCAGGAGAGGGCGGTCCGACGCCGCCATGCCGCGCACTTCGCCGCCCGGCTCCCGGAGGTGGGCGCCGACGACGAGAACCTCCACGTGGCCACCGATTGGTTCGTCCGGTGCGGCGATCCCGCGGCCCTGGACAGCCACCTGATGCGGGTCTGGGCGCTGTACCGGAACCAAGGCCGGTTCCGGGAGGTCCAGGCGTTCGTCCGGGCCGCGCTGCGACGCGACGACGTGCCCTCAGCGCTCGTGGCCCGCTGGCAGCGGGTGCTCGGGGAGTGCGCGCAGCAACTCGGCCAGGCGGCCGCCGCGCGGCACCATCTGGAGCGTGCGCTCGCGGCGTCGGGCACTCGGCTGCCGAGTTCGCACGCAGGCTGGGCGAACGCGCTGGCGAGGGCGGTGAGCGACCGGGCGGTGCACCGCCTCCGCCCCGACCGGGTCGCGCGAGACGCGCACACGCGCGAGCTGGCGACCGAGCGCGCTGCCGCGCTGTTCGCGATCTGCGAGGCGTACTGGACGCTCGAGGGGCCGCTCCCGGTCCTCGTCAGCTCGCTCCGGGCTCTGGACGACGCGGAGCGAGCCGGTGACGCCGACCTCGTGGCTCGCGCCGAGGCCGGGGTGGGGATGACCGTGGGCACGGCACGTTTCCGTCGTTCGGGTGGCCGGAGTCTCCGGGCCGCGCGCGCCGCCGCGGAACGCAGCGACGACCCGCTGACCGCCTGCTGGGTCGGCATCCTCGGTGGTCTCTACGGGCTCGGGGTCGGCGACTGGTCCGCGGTCGAGTCGGGCGGTGCCAGGGCTCTGGAACTCCAGCGAGGGGCGCCGCTGCACCGGCTGGCCGATCAGAACGGGCTGATCGTCGCGATCGCTCAGTACCTCCGGGGCCGGTACCCGGAAGCGGTCACTGGAGCCACGAGAGGGCTGACGGCCGGGCGGCAACGGCACGACCCCGGTGTGCAGCTCTGGGCGTTGCTCATCCTGTTGGAGACCAACCTGCGCACCGATCCGGACGCCGCCGCGCTCGCGGCCTGGGGCGCCGAGGCGTCTCGGCTCCTGCCGAAGGCGACCGCGGTGGACGCCGCGCGTCTGCACGTGGCCACCGCCCGGCGGCAGCTGCACTGCGGCGAAACCTCCGCAGCGATACGCGAGCTGCGAATCGCCGACGGTCTGGCCGACGCGCCCTCGCCCAGCGTGCCGTACGCGCTCGAGGCACACGCCGGCATGCTCGACGTCTGTCTGACGCTGATCGACCACGGCGCCCCGGCGGAGCTCAGGGCGATGGCGGCGGCAGCGCACCGTCGGCTCCGGCGCCACGCGCGCACGTTCCCGGTGGCCCGGCCGCGGGCACTGCTCGGTGTCGGTCGGCTCGCGGAGTCGGGCGGCCGGAGCCGGACCGCGAGACGTGCGTGGGTCCGGGCCGCCGCGGAGGCCGAGCGTCTCGGGATGCCGTACGAGGTGGCCGGCGCCCACGACGCTCTCGGCCGTCACCTCGGCGGCGAAGCCCGGTCGGCGCTCGGGCTCACCCGCACCCAGCACCTGAACCGCGCGCTCGCCGACTACGAGGCGATCGGCTGCGCCGCGGACGCGCGCCGCCTGCGCGCGATTTTGGCCGAGGACGCCGGGGCCCGGTGA
- a CDS encoding bifunctional 3-(3-hydroxy-phenyl)propionate/3-hydroxycinnamic acid hydroxylase, with protein sequence MIPVAIVGAGPVGLTAALLLARHGVPSVVLERHPQPFPLPRAVHLDDEVCRILQAAGVAEAFRRVSRPTLGMRLLDARHRTMAEFRRARPIGDHGYPQANLFDQPDLERLLREAVAGAGIPLRTGAEVLGVHQEAGLVRLRVRGREDLTARAVLGCDGANSTVRASIGATLTDLGFSEQWCVIDARSATPLDAWDGVHQVCDPARAATYMRVGPDRYRWEFRVRPGEDVAALTEPDRLAELLRPWTGGAPVEVIRAQAYTFKARLADRWRRGRVFLLGDAAHLTPPFIGQGLGSGVRDALNLSWKLAAVLRHAADERLLDTYATERAPHARRMVRTAMMVGWTMTGGQDGAAALRRAVLAGACRLPGFTASALDAAAPRLRRGPLVRSRPGPRPGLAGTLVPQPWVTVDGHPQRFDDVLGTGFALLSAGPLDDTADALAASIGARRLVLGRDLADDDGTLRAWLARGRARYALIRPDRVVLAADRTGQGLLDAVRASLPLLPPFRMLLEGAA encoded by the coding sequence GTGATTCCGGTGGCGATCGTCGGCGCCGGCCCGGTCGGGCTCACCGCCGCCCTGCTGCTGGCCCGGCACGGCGTGCCCAGCGTCGTCCTGGAACGCCATCCGCAGCCGTTCCCGCTGCCCCGCGCGGTGCACCTCGACGACGAGGTGTGCCGGATCCTGCAGGCGGCCGGCGTCGCGGAGGCCTTCCGCCGGGTGAGCCGCCCGACGCTCGGCATGCGGCTGCTCGACGCCCGGCACCGGACGATGGCCGAGTTCCGCCGGGCCCGGCCGATCGGCGACCACGGGTATCCGCAGGCGAACCTCTTCGACCAGCCCGACCTGGAGCGGTTGCTGCGGGAGGCGGTCGCCGGCGCCGGGATCCCGCTCCGCACCGGGGCCGAGGTGCTCGGCGTGCACCAGGAGGCCGGTCTCGTCCGCCTGCGGGTCCGGGGCCGCGAGGACCTGACCGCCCGCGCGGTGCTCGGCTGCGACGGGGCGAACAGCACGGTGCGGGCGTCGATCGGCGCCACCCTGACCGATCTGGGGTTCTCCGAGCAGTGGTGTGTGATCGACGCCCGCAGCGCCACGCCGCTGGACGCGTGGGACGGCGTCCACCAGGTCTGCGACCCGGCGCGCGCGGCCACCTACATGCGCGTCGGCCCGGACCGGTACCGGTGGGAGTTCCGGGTGCGACCGGGTGAGGACGTCGCCGCGCTCACGGAGCCCGACCGCCTGGCCGAGTTGCTCCGCCCGTGGACGGGTGGCGCGCCGGTCGAGGTGATCCGCGCCCAGGCCTACACGTTCAAGGCCCGGCTCGCCGATCGGTGGCGACGCGGCCGCGTGTTCCTGCTCGGCGACGCCGCCCATCTCACCCCGCCGTTCATCGGACAGGGCCTCGGCTCGGGTGTGCGGGACGCGCTCAACCTCTCCTGGAAGCTGGCCGCCGTGCTCCGCCACGCGGCCGACGAACGGCTGCTCGACACGTACGCCACCGAGCGCGCGCCGCACGCCCGGCGAATGGTGCGGACCGCGATGATGGTCGGCTGGACGATGACCGGCGGCCAGGACGGCGCCGCCGCACTCCGCCGAGCCGTGCTGGCCGGTGCCTGCCGGCTGCCCGGCTTCACCGCCAGTGCGCTGGACGCCGCCGCGCCGCGCCTGCGCCGCGGCCCGCTGGTCCGCTCGCGGCCCGGACCACGCCCCGGCCTCGCCGGAACCCTGGTCCCGCAGCCCTGGGTGACGGTCGACGGCCACCCCCAGCGGTTCGACGACGTCCTCGGCACCGGGTTCGCGCTGCTCTCCGCCGGCCCGCTCGACGACACGGCCGACGCGCTGGCCGCGAGCATCGGCGCTCGGCGTCTGGTCCTCGGCCGCGACCTCGCGGACGACGACGGCACGCTCCGTGCCTGGTTGGCGCGCGGCCGTGCCCGGTACGCGCTGATCCGGCCGGATCGGGTGGTGCTGGCCGCCGACCGCACCGGCCAGGGCCTGCTGGACGCCGTTCGAGCCTCTCTTCCTCTCCTCCCACCGTTCCGCATGCTCCTGGAAGGAGCCGCATGA
- a CDS encoding TetR/AcrR family transcriptional regulator gives MTAETDARQGANRVARRKARTRQALITAARDVLASGGSTDLSVQELTEAADVGLGSFYNHFTSKAELFEAAVLEVLEQHGQYLDDLLPDVEDPAEVFAASVRLTGRLVGTHPHMARILARSGMAYLEADRGLAPRALRDIERGIASGQFTVRNAYVALASTAGSLLAFLHLRLSGGDVVEADADELAEQVLRMLGMPPDVAHEIAHRPLPDRS, from the coding sequence GTGACCGCTGAGACCGACGCACGGCAGGGAGCCAACCGCGTCGCCCGCCGAAAGGCCCGGACGCGCCAGGCGCTGATCACGGCCGCCCGCGACGTGCTGGCCAGCGGGGGGAGTACCGACCTCAGCGTTCAAGAGCTCACCGAGGCCGCCGACGTCGGGCTCGGGTCGTTCTACAACCACTTCACGAGCAAGGCCGAGTTGTTCGAGGCCGCCGTCCTGGAGGTCCTCGAGCAGCACGGCCAGTACCTCGACGACCTGCTCCCCGACGTCGAGGACCCGGCCGAGGTGTTCGCGGCCTCGGTGCGGCTGACCGGCCGCCTGGTGGGCACGCACCCGCACATGGCCCGCATTCTGGCGCGGTCGGGAATGGCCTATCTGGAGGCCGACCGCGGGCTCGCGCCCCGGGCGTTGCGCGACATCGAGCGGGGTATCGCGTCCGGACAGTTCACCGTGCGGAACGCGTACGTGGCACTGGCCAGCACGGCCGGCTCACTGCTCGCGTTCCTGCACCTGCGCCTGTCCGGTGGGGACGTCGTCGAGGCCGACGCCGACGAGCTCGCCGAACAGGTGCTCCGGATGCTCGGCATGCCCCCGGACGTCGCCCACGAGATCGCCCACCGCCCGCTGCCGGACCGTTCCTGA
- a CDS encoding VOC family protein, which produces MAEPATAHENLHSEHGAHRGEHPGRARNPVIKVADLAWLEFEKPDLDRAERFAGDFGFAVAARTDGALYLRGTFAGSGCSVIRRGPVSRFVGPAFRAVDAADLDRLARHTGADVRQLAEPGGGRVVDVRDPSGFPVRVVHGVEELPALPEQRPQTLNVGAAPHRINATQRPPREPARVQRLGHVVLQTTRFGQALDWYLEHFGLIVSDFLFLDGQRDRGPTMAFLRCDRGSEPADHHTLAMHLGPETGYVHSAYQVTDLDAVAAGGEYLTERGYRRVWGIGRHIQGSQIFDYWRDPDRLMMEHFADGDLFDATVEPGWAEMSASGLSQWGPPVTADFLGTRPSPAMASTVLGALRDDTNEIDVPRLIALMKAMKK; this is translated from the coding sequence ATGGCCGAGCCAGCGACCGCGCACGAGAACCTGCACAGCGAGCACGGCGCCCACCGCGGCGAGCATCCCGGCCGCGCCCGGAACCCGGTGATCAAGGTCGCCGACCTGGCGTGGCTGGAGTTCGAGAAGCCGGACCTCGACCGGGCCGAGCGCTTCGCGGGCGACTTCGGCTTCGCGGTGGCCGCGCGGACGGACGGTGCGCTCTACCTCCGCGGGACGTTCGCCGGGTCCGGCTGCTCGGTGATCCGCCGGGGGCCGGTGTCCCGCTTCGTCGGCCCGGCGTTCCGCGCCGTCGACGCCGCCGACCTCGACCGGCTCGCGCGCCACACCGGCGCGGACGTCCGGCAGCTCGCTGAGCCCGGCGGTGGCCGGGTCGTCGACGTCCGGGATCCGAGCGGGTTCCCGGTCCGCGTCGTCCACGGCGTCGAGGAGTTGCCCGCGCTGCCCGAGCAGCGGCCGCAGACGCTGAACGTCGGCGCCGCGCCACACCGGATCAACGCGACGCAGCGGCCGCCGCGCGAACCGGCCAGGGTCCAGCGCCTCGGGCACGTCGTGCTGCAGACCACGCGGTTCGGCCAGGCACTGGACTGGTACCTGGAGCACTTCGGGCTGATCGTCAGCGACTTCCTGTTCCTCGACGGCCAGCGGGATCGCGGGCCGACGATGGCGTTCCTCCGCTGCGACCGGGGCAGCGAACCGGCCGACCACCACACGCTCGCCATGCACCTGGGCCCGGAGACCGGCTACGTGCACTCCGCCTACCAGGTCACCGACCTGGACGCCGTCGCGGCCGGCGGCGAGTACCTGACCGAGCGCGGCTACCGACGCGTCTGGGGCATCGGCCGGCACATCCAGGGCAGCCAGATCTTCGACTACTGGCGCGACCCGGACCGGCTGATGATGGAGCACTTCGCCGACGGCGACCTGTTCGACGCGACGGTCGAGCCGGGCTGGGCGGAGATGTCGGCCAGCGGCCTGTCCCAGTGGGGACCGCCGGTGACCGCGGATTTCCTCGGCACCCGACCGTCGCCGGCGATGGCCAGCACTGTGCTCGGCGCGCTCCGCGACGACACCAACGAGATCGACGTCCCGCGCCTGATCGCGCTGATGAAGGCGATGAAAAAATGA